A section of the Corynebacterium auris genome encodes:
- the mqo gene encoding malate dehydrogenase (quinone), translated as MSEEQGKNFSGEVDVLLIGAGIMSATLSAMLRELEPDWSQAIFERLDSAAEESSYALNNAGTGHSALCELNYTPEKNGRVDVSKAMTINEKFQLARQFWSHQVESGQLTDPQEFINPVPHVSFGQGEDQIDYLRRRYEKLSANHMFPNMKFTSDQAEFAEKLPLMAAGRDFDAEPVAISWTDEGTDINYGALTKKFIGAAQDKGTVVRYGHEVVNIKRDGNAWKVTVRNVHTGDKQVVSARFVFVGAGGYALDLLRKAGVPEVRGYAGFPISGLWLRTTNQDLVAQHQAKVYGKAKVGAPPMSVPHLDLRVIDGEQSLLFGPYGGWSPKFLKKGSYLDLFTSIRPDNIPSYLGVAATNLDLVKYLVSEVFKDFEGRLDVLREYYPEANGRDWDTVVAGQRVQVIKPAAAPTFGTLEFGTALVNDQDGTIAGILGASPGASITPAAMLELLERCFGEHMIEWSDKLHEMFPTYGVSLKRDADAFQKQWEWTQKTLGLEA; from the coding sequence ATGTCTGAAGAACAAGGCAAGAACTTTAGCGGCGAGGTTGATGTCCTGCTGATCGGCGCAGGCATCATGAGCGCCACGCTGAGCGCGATGCTCAGGGAGCTGGAGCCGGACTGGTCCCAGGCGATCTTCGAGCGCCTGGATAGCGCCGCGGAGGAGTCCAGCTACGCGCTGAACAACGCGGGTACCGGCCACTCCGCGCTGTGCGAGCTGAACTACACGCCGGAGAAGAACGGCCGCGTGGACGTCTCCAAGGCGATGACGATCAACGAGAAGTTCCAGCTTGCCCGCCAGTTCTGGTCCCACCAGGTGGAAAGCGGCCAGCTGACTGACCCGCAGGAGTTCATCAACCCCGTCCCGCACGTCTCCTTCGGCCAGGGCGAGGACCAGATTGACTACCTGCGCCGCCGCTACGAGAAGCTCTCGGCGAACCACATGTTCCCGAACATGAAGTTCACCTCCGACCAGGCCGAGTTCGCCGAGAAGCTGCCCCTCATGGCGGCCGGGCGCGACTTCGACGCGGAGCCCGTCGCCATCTCCTGGACCGACGAGGGCACAGACATCAACTACGGCGCACTGACCAAGAAGTTCATCGGCGCAGCCCAGGACAAGGGCACCGTGGTGCGCTACGGCCACGAGGTGGTCAACATCAAGCGTGACGGTAACGCGTGGAAGGTCACCGTCCGCAACGTCCACACCGGCGACAAGCAGGTCGTCTCTGCCCGCTTCGTCTTCGTCGGCGCGGGCGGTTACGCCCTCGACCTGCTGCGCAAGGCAGGGGTGCCGGAGGTGCGCGGCTACGCCGGCTTCCCGATCTCCGGCCTGTGGCTGCGCACCACCAACCAGGACCTGGTGGCCCAGCACCAGGCGAAGGTGTACGGCAAGGCCAAGGTGGGTGCGCCCCCGATGTCCGTGCCGCACCTGGACCTGCGCGTCATCGACGGCGAGCAGTCCCTCCTGTTCGGCCCCTACGGCGGGTGGAGCCCGAAGTTCCTGAAGAAGGGCTCCTACCTCGACCTGTTCACCTCCATCCGCCCGGACAACATCCCCTCCTACCTCGGTGTCGCCGCGACCAACCTCGACCTGGTGAAGTACCTCGTCTCCGAGGTGTTCAAGGACTTCGAGGGCCGCCTCGACGTGCTGCGCGAGTACTACCCCGAGGCCAACGGCAGGGACTGGGACACCGTCGTGGCTGGCCAGCGCGTTCAGGTGATCAAGCCCGCCGCCGCCCCGACCTTCGGCACCCTCGAGTTCGGCACCGCCCTAGTCAACGACCAGGACGGCACCATCGCCGGCATCCTCGGCGCCTCCCCAGGGGCCTCGATCACCCCGGCCGCGATGCTGGAGCTTCTGGAGCGCTGCTTCGGCGAGCACATGATCGAGTGGTCCGACAAGCTGCACGAGATGTTCCCCACCTACGGCGTTTCCCTCAAGCGCGACGCCGACGCCTTCCAGAAGCAGTGGGAGTGGACCCAGAAGACACTCGGCCTCGAGGCCTAG